The following are encoded together in the Elusimicrobiota bacterium genome:
- a CDS encoding radical SAM protein: protein MFYKKGLPIQLIFFVTNRCNSKCIHCFYKNNLNQKTDELTVDEIESFSKTLKSVLWLALTGGEPYLRKDFPEITKVLYKNMRPEIITITTNAIQKEKTILDTVSILKECKKSNIMVYVSIDGLNQTHEKIRGVSGCFGNTISTFKELQKLKANFKNFSLSTITTLNPLNQEEIPLLMEFIQKELRPDNMFLNLLRGDAVDKTTKEASIKKYLEFFKLRDLLYAQPKPNFLKKILQSKERIQHRLIAETYEKNKFITPCYAGNLSAVINETGDVYPCEMLDKKMGNLRKSNYNFPELWFSKQADEVRDYIKRSKCFCTYECAMTTNVFFNPAYIPKIIANYFK from the coding sequence ATGTTTTATAAAAAAGGGCTTCCAATCCAGCTTATTTTCTTTGTTACCAATAGGTGCAACTCAAAGTGTATTCATTGTTTTTATAAAAATAACCTTAATCAAAAAACAGACGAATTAACCGTAGATGAAATAGAAAGCTTTTCTAAGACATTAAAAAGTGTTTTGTGGCTGGCTTTAACCGGCGGCGAACCTTATTTGAGAAAAGATTTTCCCGAAATTACTAAAGTACTGTACAAAAATATGCGCCCGGAAATCATTACTATAACAACAAACGCCATTCAGAAGGAAAAAACCATATTAGACACGGTAAGCATTCTAAAGGAATGTAAAAAATCTAATATAATGGTGTATGTATCTATAGATGGTTTAAATCAAACCCATGAAAAAATCAGAGGAGTATCGGGTTGTTTCGGTAATACTATTTCAACGTTCAAAGAACTGCAAAAATTAAAAGCTAATTTCAAAAACTTCAGCTTATCTACCATAACGACTTTAAACCCGCTAAATCAGGAAGAAATACCCCTGCTTATGGAATTCATACAAAAAGAACTGCGCCCTGACAATATGTTCTTAAATCTTTTACGCGGGGATGCTGTTGACAAAACTACTAAAGAGGCAAGCATTAAAAAATACCTTGAATTTTTCAAATTAAGGGATTTGTTATACGCTCAACCTAAACCGAACTTCTTAAAAAAAATACTGCAATCAAAAGAAAGAATTCAACACCGTTTGATTGCTGAAACTTATGAAAAAAACAAATTTATTACACCCTGCTATGCGGGTAATTTAAGCGCTGTGATTAATGAAACAGGGGATGTCTATCCATGTGAAATGCTTGACAAAAAAATGGGCAATTTAAGGAAAAGCAATTATAATTTCCCTGAACTATGGTTTTCAAAGCAGGCAGATGAAGTAAGAGATTATATAAAAAGGTCGAAATGTTTTTGTACATACGAATGCGCAATGACAACTAACGTTTTTTTTAATCCAGCTTATATACCTAAAATTATCGCTAATTATTTCAAATGA
- a CDS encoding glycosyltransferase, with protein sequence MNNTDNLLVSIIIPAYNQAKTLQQCIEAINSSNYKNYEIIAVNPGSTDNTAEILKNFSINTVCIRNKTLPGETRNNGAKIAKGEVLFFIDADVIITEKTVGHIAGQIASNTESAGISLIYSKTTPNNDFYSQYQNLFIHYRLIQLPEYTITPTTSCLAVRKSVFNEIHGFNINMESYEDFEFGYRVFIKNNKKFITDKNEQVIHLKRFTFKTLLKDYYVKVKNMITFRLANKTMIKNLPAQETAMPVSLLLSWFFSIILSISALLYLIRLVPMRMPVISLFLYLLSALPFSLFLRKHKGNIFFIQSLLFNIVVGIIVFYSALIGFFNYLFGNYSKNEYF encoded by the coding sequence ATGAACAACACCGATAATTTGCTTGTTTCAATAATTATTCCGGCTTATAATCAGGCTAAAACCCTTCAGCAATGTATAGAAGCAATAAACAGCTCTAACTATAAAAACTATGAAATAATCGCAGTTAATCCTGGCTCAACAGACAATACAGCTGAAATTTTAAAAAATTTTTCAATCAATACTGTCTGCATAAGGAATAAAACTCTTCCCGGGGAAACCCGTAATAACGGCGCTAAGATTGCTAAAGGGGAAGTTTTATTTTTTATTGATGCTGATGTTATTATAACTGAAAAAACAGTGGGGCATATAGCCGGTCAAATTGCCTCAAACACGGAATCAGCGGGTATATCCCTTATATATTCAAAAACAACCCCTAACAATGATTTTTACAGCCAATATCAAAATCTTTTTATACATTACCGGCTTATACAATTGCCAGAATATACGATAACCCCGACAACCTCGTGTTTGGCTGTAAGAAAAAGTGTTTTTAATGAAATTCATGGTTTCAATATTAACATGGAATCCTACGAAGATTTTGAATTTGGCTACCGTGTTTTTATTAAAAATAATAAAAAGTTTATTACTGACAAAAATGAACAAGTTATCCATCTAAAACGATTTACGTTTAAAACCTTACTTAAAGATTACTATGTTAAAGTTAAAAACATGATAACTTTTCGGTTGGCAAATAAGACCATGATTAAAAACCTGCCTGCGCAGGAAACAGCTATGCCTGTTTCATTGTTGCTAAGCTGGTTTTTCTCCATTATTTTATCAATATCGGCCTTACTTTATTTGATAAGGCTTGTTCCAATGCGTATGCCGGTTATTTCGTTATTTTTATACCTGCTGTCTGCTTTGCCTTTTTCTCTTTTCTTGCGTAAACACAAAGGAAACATATTTTTTATACAAAGTTTGCTTTTTAATATTGTTGTTGGTATAATCGTGTTTTATTCTGCATTAATTGGGTTTTTTAACTATCTTTTCGGGAATTACAGCAAAAATGAATATTTTTAA
- a CDS encoding glycosyltransferase family 39 protein, with protein MSKKSVIVFSSVMLTALLIRFWGIWFDLPYLYSTEEYKTVNYALKMGGGDLNPHFFNYPSLYLYFTLSISGVYFIFGKLAGFFSNSHAFALSFIKNPTNIYLILRFVSVLWSTAIVALMYFLGLKMRSHKTGIFAVLMLSFIPSIIQSSHLIQPALPSAFLVLVSFYFLIDYLSRDNDKSFYFACIFSGLAITTFYNAIPMIALIPVAYWIKNKRIKLSVSLLAGVFLIVLFFIIGTPYSILDYKTFLNDFSGHSVGLHKNPLDGMIPVFLHYLFIGNKGHVSANTGIPIIGLLCFIGVFNIVFCGNERKKQGNLLILSALILFTIPVIFYHNSGPGYLFPVFPLFILAGAQFLDTISNSKYNKLITGVFILALLPSIIFCLKLDYAYTRKDSRTIAKEWVESNIPSGSKILIDMYPNCPPIKETKTQLTRLYNKAVELNHYKKEYLKLQLEAYPVSDKITGYEIFRILRPANEVSGTIEMVKEAEKVQDLIDISNGFSYLRKSGIKYIIADSADESSGLVSKDKALIYFYTNLPKQGKLIKKFYPENRLSPGPVISIYKLI; from the coding sequence ATGAGCAAAAAGAGTGTTATTGTATTTTCTTCCGTTATGTTGACAGCCCTCCTGATTCGTTTTTGGGGAATCTGGTTTGACCTGCCATATTTATACTCCACCGAAGAGTACAAAACTGTTAATTATGCGCTTAAAATGGGCGGGGGGGATTTAAACCCGCATTTTTTCAACTATCCGTCATTATACTTATATTTCACACTTAGTATCTCCGGAGTTTATTTCATTTTCGGAAAGCTTGCAGGTTTTTTTTCCAACTCGCATGCGTTTGCTTTGTCTTTCATAAAAAATCCCACAAATATATACCTGATATTGCGTTTTGTTTCCGTTTTATGGTCAACTGCAATAGTAGCTTTAATGTACTTCCTGGGCCTTAAAATGCGTTCCCATAAAACCGGAATTTTTGCGGTGTTAATGTTGTCTTTTATTCCGTCGATAATCCAATCGTCCCATTTAATTCAACCGGCCCTGCCAAGCGCATTTCTTGTTCTTGTGTCTTTTTATTTTTTAATTGATTACTTAAGCCGGGATAATGATAAATCCTTTTATTTTGCCTGTATTTTCTCGGGCCTGGCAATAACCACTTTTTATAATGCAATCCCAATGATTGCTCTTATCCCAGTCGCTTACTGGATAAAGAATAAGCGGATAAAATTGAGTGTTTCATTGCTGGCAGGTGTGTTTTTAATAGTTCTATTTTTTATTATTGGCACTCCGTATTCAATTCTGGATTATAAAACATTTTTGAATGACTTTTCCGGACATTCTGTAGGGTTACATAAAAACCCGCTTGACGGAATGATTCCTGTTTTTCTCCATTACCTATTTATTGGAAATAAAGGGCATGTGTCTGCAAATACTGGAATACCTATTATCGGGTTGCTATGTTTTATCGGGGTATTTAATATAGTTTTTTGCGGTAATGAACGAAAAAAACAGGGCAATTTATTGATTCTTTCAGCCCTGATACTGTTTACTATCCCGGTTATTTTCTATCACAATTCAGGCCCCGGCTATTTGTTTCCGGTTTTCCCTTTATTTATTCTTGCCGGGGCTCAATTCCTGGATACAATAAGCAACAGTAAATATAATAAACTGATCACCGGGGTTTTTATCCTGGCTTTATTGCCGTCAATAATATTTTGCTTAAAACTTGATTACGCGTATACCAGAAAAGACTCAAGGACTATCGCAAAAGAATGGGTGGAATCAAATATCCCTTCCGGTTCAAAAATACTTATTGATATGTACCCTAATTGCCCGCCGATAAAAGAAACAAAAACCCAGTTAACACGCCTTTACAATAAAGCGGTAGAACTTAACCACTATAAAAAAGAATATCTAAAATTACAGTTAGAAGCGTATCCTGTCAGCGATAAAATAACAGGTTATGAGATCTTTAGAATACTGCGTCCTGCAAATGAAGTAAGCGGAACCATAGAAATGGTAAAAGAAGCGGAAAAAGTCCAGGATTTGATTGATATCAGCAATGGGTTCAGTTATTTGCGTAAATCAGGCATTAAGTATATAATCGCAGACAGCGCAGACGAATCAAGCGGCCTCGTTTCCAAAGATAAAGCGCTGATTTACTTTTACACCAATCTGCCAAAACAAGGGAAACTGATAAAGAAATTCTACCCGGAAAATAGGCTCTCTCCCGGCCCGGTAATCAGTATATATAAATTGATATGA
- a CDS encoding radical SAM protein, with protein sequence MNLKKNNILNGLSAILQSKINRIYNKPIKPKVIAYSVTWRCNAKCPMCGLQSMDNTLKDPSQELNAEEIAKAFSDKALNSLDLIRFTGGEPFLKNDFTEIVDAIRKNADPKIFYITTNGSFPGKIRDFLEFFKNKNINLNIQVSFDAPNKLNDKIRGIPGLYNKVIETLEILKKAKESMPSLIAGVNQTITRENLNEINPMNKLMKKLELEHKIYIAVSSHESTILSGLRKSFEYKLASDLSEAEIIKLYSEIFNISNTKAKPKGITDVNYLWHLVEKFLWEGSKNRILKQGKITSIPCQAAFLYFRLMPNGDVVPCTLKPVVLGNIKKESFSDFWYSKKSDEFRKREVKACSGCWVECDIVSNFVYSPSILKSFLGSLLFGKH encoded by the coding sequence ATGAATCTCAAAAAAAACAATATTTTAAACGGCCTTTCTGCGATTCTCCAATCAAAAATTAACCGGATTTACAACAAACCAATAAAACCAAAAGTAATTGCCTATAGCGTAACCTGGCGATGCAACGCAAAATGCCCTATGTGCGGCCTTCAAAGCATGGATAATACACTGAAAGACCCGTCACAAGAATTGAACGCTGAAGAAATAGCAAAAGCTTTTAGTGACAAAGCGCTGAACTCTCTGGACCTTATTCGTTTTACCGGCGGAGAACCTTTCCTAAAAAACGATTTTACAGAGATTGTCGACGCCATTCGCAAAAATGCTGATCCGAAAATATTTTATATAACCACAAACGGCTCATTTCCGGGCAAAATCAGGGATTTCCTCGAATTTTTCAAAAACAAGAATATTAATCTTAACATCCAGGTTTCTTTCGACGCGCCTAATAAATTGAATGATAAGATCAGGGGAATACCAGGGTTATATAATAAAGTCATTGAAACTCTTGAAATTCTAAAAAAAGCCAAGGAATCGATGCCGTCGCTTATTGCAGGCGTTAACCAGACTATTACACGCGAAAACTTGAATGAAATAAACCCAATGAACAAACTGATGAAAAAACTCGAATTAGAACATAAGATATATATTGCCGTCAGCTCACATGAAAGCACGATTTTATCCGGTTTAAGAAAATCTTTTGAATATAAATTAGCTTCAGATTTAAGCGAGGCTGAAATAATTAAGCTTTACAGCGAAATATTTAATATTTCGAATACCAAAGCAAAACCCAAAGGAATTACTGACGTAAACTATTTGTGGCATCTAGTTGAAAAATTCCTTTGGGAAGGCTCAAAAAACAGAATATTGAAACAAGGGAAAATTACCAGTATTCCCTGCCAGGCCGCTTTCCTTTACTTCCGCCTCATGCCAAACGGCGACGTTGTTCCCTGCACGCTTAAACCGGTTGTACTGGGCAACATCAAAAAAGAAAGTTTTTCAGATTTTTGGTATTCAAAAAAGTCGGATGAATTCCGGAAAAGAGAAGTTAAGGCCTGCTCCGGCTGCTGGGTAGAATGCGATATTGTTTCTAATTTCGTCTATTCGCCTTCTATCTTAAAAAGTTTTTTAGGCAGCTTACTATTTGGAAAGCATTAG
- a CDS encoding glycosyltransferase family 2 protein: MKKTFSFFCPAYYDEKNITLVIEKAVNLLNEIAQDYEIFIINDGSPDNTGKVADELAVKYPKVHVIHHPKNLGYGAALQDGFKYANKFEYVLFTDGDNQYDVYDFKKSLQLLDQYDMVIGYREFNANSNLRKLVSICYNFFIRTLFGVNFKDLGTALRVVKRDAVNKIHITCTGPFAPAEIVLKLAKLGFNIGMVPIRSYPRLHGKSTSLIPKNAFETIKDILRIWWLIRTKQF; encoded by the coding sequence ATGAAAAAAACTTTTTCATTCTTCTGCCCGGCATATTATGATGAAAAGAATATAACTCTGGTAATAGAGAAGGCAGTAAATCTTTTGAACGAGATTGCCCAGGACTACGAGATCTTTATAATAAACGACGGCAGTCCGGATAATACAGGCAAAGTTGCGGATGAACTCGCTGTCAAATACCCCAAGGTCCACGTTATTCACCACCCAAAAAATCTTGGTTACGGGGCCGCCCTCCAGGATGGTTTTAAATACGCCAATAAATTTGAATATGTGCTTTTTACCGACGGCGATAACCAATATGACGTTTATGACTTTAAAAAGTCCCTCCAGCTTCTTGATCAATATGACATGGTGATCGGGTATCGTGAATTCAACGCAAACAGCAACCTGCGCAAATTAGTATCTATCTGCTACAACTTTTTTATCAGAACGCTTTTCGGGGTTAATTTTAAGGATCTGGGTACGGCTCTGCGGGTAGTTAAAAGGGACGCGGTCAACAAGATACATATAACCTGCACAGGCCCTTTTGCTCCGGCAGAAATAGTTCTTAAACTTGCAAAACTCGGGTTTAATATCGGCATGGTCCCGATTAGGTCCTATCCGCGCTTGCATGGTAAATCAACCTCGTTAATACCAAAAAATGCATTTGAAACAATTAAAGACATCCTGCGGATCTGGTGGCTGATTAGAACTAAACAGTTCTAA
- a CDS encoding Trm112 family protein gives MRVKKQFSKILCCPDCKAKLELRENETINDEVKSGFLKCQNCKKEYKILNYIPVFIEEKLV, from the coding sequence TTGAGAGTGAAAAAACAATTTTCAAAGATACTTTGCTGTCCCGATTGTAAAGCTAAGCTGGAACTCAGGGAAAATGAAACTATTAACGATGAAGTCAAATCTGGCTTTTTGAAATGCCAAAATTGCAAAAAAGAGTACAAAATTTTAAATTATATACCTGTATTTATTGAAGAAAAACTGGTATAA
- a CDS encoding B12-binding domain-containing radical SAM protein has protein sequence MNNPYRILLLSAPYLTEYMRNARCDFVSLSATQWYPILLGYCGAYLEGQGYAVKFVDAPAQYLDHEKTKQIILQYKPDLLVLYTGYMSEQNDIDFADPIVEELKCDAVIVGPFASIDPKKTLSKTKVINKLVISEFEYPVNELAKWEKLSEIKNLCYKENGKIFINPIRPYLTGAQLDTIPFVSKFFKNHIDIYRYKTPSEYYPFMDIMSGRGCKWGMCTYCLWVHTFIKGMTYNLRSVENVIEEFHFIEKEMPEIRSVMIQDDTFTQDRAASFCEQKIKAGIKLQWSCYARADMGLDVLKMMKKAGCRNLHVGYESADPEVLKHIKKGLRVEQMTKFTQDAKKAGLQIHGDFAFGFPGETPQKAQKTIDWAYKLNPHTAQFQLMIPFPGTPFYNEMKEKNWLNTQGQPDMPQFSNEQIRKTAKKAYRKFYLSPKHLWKSILHPREYVFSRLKTISRAIPAIFWSKWKV, from the coding sequence ATGAATAACCCTTACCGCATACTGTTGTTATCAGCGCCCTATTTGACTGAATATATGCGCAATGCCCGCTGTGATTTCGTTTCGCTGTCCGCAACCCAATGGTATCCTATATTGCTCGGTTACTGCGGAGCTTACCTGGAAGGACAGGGATATGCTGTTAAATTTGTAGACGCGCCGGCTCAATATCTCGATCACGAAAAAACAAAACAAATAATACTTCAATACAAACCTGATCTTTTAGTTCTTTATACGGGGTATATGAGCGAGCAAAACGATATCGATTTTGCCGATCCAATAGTTGAAGAATTGAAATGTGACGCCGTGATTGTCGGCCCTTTTGCTTCAATAGACCCGAAAAAAACCCTTTCAAAAACAAAAGTAATTAATAAGCTGGTCATCAGCGAGTTTGAATATCCTGTCAATGAGCTGGCTAAATGGGAAAAATTAAGTGAAATAAAAAATCTTTGTTATAAAGAAAACGGAAAAATCTTCATAAATCCAATCCGGCCCTATCTTACAGGCGCCCAATTGGACACGATCCCTTTCGTTTCGAAATTCTTTAAAAACCATATTGACATTTACCGATATAAAACCCCGTCGGAATATTATCCGTTTATGGATATAATGTCAGGCCGCGGATGTAAATGGGGAATGTGCACTTATTGCCTTTGGGTGCATACTTTCATCAAGGGGATGACTTATAATTTACGCAGTGTCGAAAATGTAATCGAAGAATTCCATTTTATTGAAAAAGAAATGCCAGAAATACGCTCCGTAATGATCCAGGATGACACTTTTACACAGGATCGCGCGGCAAGTTTTTGCGAGCAGAAGATAAAAGCCGGAATTAAACTGCAATGGTCCTGTTATGCCAGGGCGGATATGGGCTTGGACGTTTTGAAAATGATGAAGAAAGCAGGATGCAGGAACCTCCACGTAGGCTATGAATCTGCCGACCCTGAAGTGCTGAAACACATTAAAAAGGGCTTAAGGGTCGAGCAAATGACCAAATTTACCCAAGATGCAAAGAAAGCCGGCCTTCAGATTCATGGTGATTTTGCATTTGGTTTCCCGGGTGAAACCCCGCAAAAAGCTCAAAAAACAATTGATTGGGCTTACAAATTAAACCCGCATACAGCCCAATTTCAACTTATGATACCTTTTCCCGGAACGCCTTTTTATAACGAAATGAAAGAGAAAAATTGGTTAAACACTCAAGGCCAGCCGGATATGCCTCAATTTTCGAACGAACAAATACGCAAAACAGCAAAGAAAGCGTACCGCAAATTTTATTTGAGCCCAAAACATTTGTGGAAATCAATTCTTCACCCCAGGGAATACGTTTTCAGCAGGCTCAAGACAATAAGCCGCGCAATTCCCGCAATATTTTGGTCTAAATGGAAGGTTTGA
- a CDS encoding B12-binding domain-containing radical SAM protein, which yields MKTALFVPFIPDENTTPSLGPLYLLGLLEKNDIEGFLFDERIDPKALDKLLAYKPDIVGVSAVTPAYLRGLGAVKEIKTSLPNVKIAFGGAHPSILPDSVIKEPAVDYVFTGESEFPFLELCRKIKENNISKESLSQVNNLYFKNGTEIVQTSRQPFLEDKDLDKLPFPAFHKMDLALYFSNTQTHGLFKKGKRILPVMTTRGCPSTCTFCCRVMGRKIRCRSVDNVMSEINYLIKQYKVDEIYFEDDNFTVLRNRALEILDRMTAIKPPVYLKFANGIRADLVDAEILKTMKKAGVYSLSFGIESGSKNTLAKMKKGLNLEKARENILLAKSLGFLVGSNCIIGYPEETIEDIKESINFFLKLPLDSMAIVNLVPFPGTEARAVCEEKGYLTDKALNWDNYYFSINNPIPLIKTPMLPENKLVSIIHKAYNRMYFRPSWIIRSIKHLSVSQIVRGIKILIFNKGKK from the coding sequence ATGAAAACTGCCTTATTCGTACCGTTCATTCCGGATGAAAACACTACTCCCTCATTAGGGCCGCTGTATCTATTGGGCCTTCTTGAAAAAAATGATATCGAAGGTTTTCTGTTTGATGAAAGAATAGACCCTAAGGCCCTGGATAAACTTTTAGCCTATAAGCCCGATATTGTGGGAGTAAGCGCAGTTACGCCAGCTTATTTGAGAGGGCTTGGTGCAGTTAAGGAAATAAAAACATCTTTGCCAAATGTCAAAATAGCTTTCGGGGGCGCTCATCCCTCAATTCTTCCGGACTCTGTCATAAAGGAACCTGCAGTAGATTATGTATTTACCGGCGAAAGTGAATTTCCTTTTCTTGAATTATGCAGGAAAATAAAAGAAAACAATATTTCCAAAGAATCTCTTTCCCAGGTCAACAATTTATATTTTAAAAATGGAACTGAAATTGTTCAAACTTCAAGACAACCTTTTCTTGAAGATAAGGATTTAGACAAACTGCCTTTTCCTGCATTCCATAAAATGGATCTCGCCCTGTATTTTTCAAATACGCAGACTCATGGGCTTTTTAAGAAAGGGAAAAGAATATTGCCGGTTATGACAACCAGGGGATGCCCAAGCACCTGTACTTTTTGCTGCAGGGTAATGGGCCGGAAAATCCGCTGCAGAAGCGTTGATAATGTAATGTCTGAAATAAATTACCTGATAAAACAATATAAAGTTGACGAAATATATTTCGAAGATGACAATTTTACGGTGCTTCGAAACAGGGCCCTGGAAATCCTTGACAGGATGACAGCTATTAAACCTCCGGTATATTTGAAATTCGCCAACGGAATACGGGCTGATTTAGTTGACGCTGAAATACTTAAAACCATGAAAAAAGCAGGCGTTTATTCATTATCCTTTGGTATCGAATCCGGTTCTAAAAACACTCTTGCGAAAATGAAAAAAGGACTGAACCTTGAAAAAGCGAGAGAAAATATTTTATTAGCCAAATCCCTGGGATTTCTTGTCGGTTCAAACTGCATTATAGGGTACCCGGAAGAAACTATTGAAGATATTAAAGAATCTATTAATTTCTTTTTAAAACTTCCTTTAGACAGCATGGCTATAGTAAACCTTGTCCCATTTCCGGGAACAGAAGCCCGGGCTGTATGTGAAGAGAAGGGGTACCTCACAGATAAAGCATTAAACTGGGATAACTATTATTTTTCAATAAATAACCCAATCCCGCTGATAAAAACTCCCATGCTGCCCGAAAATAAATTAGTAAGTATCATACACAAGGCTTATAATAGGATGTACTTCAGGCCCAGCTGGATTATACGTTCAATCAAACACCTCTCTGTAAGCCAAATCGTAAGAGGAATTAAAATACTTATATTCAATAAAGGAAAAAAGTGA
- a CDS encoding class I SAM-dependent methyltransferase, with the protein MNNQKSVESNRIYYSTKALGYNLSSRTFTNFRNYFKKLLLKASENCSDTIKLLDIGTGTGYAIGLAVESLKAKNLQLFGCDVSQDMMEIASKTYPNADLKLFDGIELPKYNTSFDIIVFCAVLHHIFDPLPLLSQAVDLLSENGVIIITQEPNSIINKYLQKFLKLLKRYPSVETELAEYHQYFTFGLSPKKLASFLKEKGLSVEVSYTNATFADEVTKNIPFLGNFISKPFLLLKSKFLALSYTIIAKK; encoded by the coding sequence ATGAACAATCAAAAATCCGTTGAATCTAACCGTATTTACTATTCAACAAAAGCCCTGGGCTATAATTTAAGCTCGAGGACTTTTACAAATTTCAGAAATTATTTTAAGAAACTTCTATTAAAAGCTTCAGAAAATTGCAGTGATACCATTAAACTCCTGGATATCGGCACCGGGACGGGTTATGCTATCGGGTTAGCGGTTGAAAGCTTAAAAGCTAAGAATTTACAGTTGTTTGGCTGTGACGTTTCACAAGACATGATGGAAATCGCTTCAAAAACCTATCCTAATGCGGATTTAAAACTATTTGACGGCATTGAACTGCCAAAATATAATACATCATTCGATATAATAGTTTTCTGCGCAGTCTTGCACCATATTTTTGACCCGCTGCCGCTATTGAGCCAGGCCGTAGATTTACTCTCTGAAAATGGAGTAATAATAATAACCCAGGAACCTAATTCAATTATAAATAAATATTTACAGAAGTTTTTAAAATTATTAAAGCGTTATCCGTCCGTTGAAACTGAATTGGCGGAATACCACCAGTATTTTACCTTCGGTTTATCACCGAAAAAGTTAGCATCCTTTCTAAAAGAGAAGGGATTGTCAGTTGAAGTGTCGTACACAAATGCAACCTTTGCAGACGAAGTGACAAAAAATATCCCGTTTTTAGGGAATTTTATATCAAAACCGTTTTTATTATTGAAATCAAAATTTCTTGCTCTGAGTTACACAATAATAGCAAAAAAATGA
- a CDS encoding B12-binding domain-containing radical SAM protein, with translation MNILFLNPPFLLTQDSPYSKTGAILPALGILYVASYLRKYHPEHKIQVFDGPAYKLTIESFKDKLNEYNPDVVGITIYTTTFPVVMETIKIAREKFPKALIVAGGPHASIFPEECINLANADIVVLGEGEKTFTSLIEHIEAKKDISGVLNIVYRKNGQVNHTERKMEIIDLNAIPFPARDLLEIHRYRPAKGTYKRLPALNMITSRGCPYQCCYCSKNVFGSKYRAQSPSRTIEEIELLIKNYGIKEIYFNDDVFTQNMKKTEELCDLLIERKIDLTWGCSTRFNLVTPKLLEKMKKSGCITIGYGIESGDPEMLKIISKDISLDHAKEVIKWTKKIGIESRSFYIFGFPGETKESMNRTFQTALDLDTDFVMFNLAIPIPGTEMYNQADAENSLIYKGLELYKRSDGPHYLIKLKDISENELRQFYKDAYKKYYLRPHYILKRILNIRSFDDLKRNISGLLSFISWLK, from the coding sequence ATGAACATTTTATTTTTAAATCCGCCGTTTTTGTTAACTCAGGACAGCCCATACAGCAAGACCGGCGCTATACTGCCGGCTTTGGGGATACTCTATGTTGCTTCATACCTTAGAAAATATCATCCTGAACATAAGATACAGGTTTTTGACGGGCCCGCTTACAAGCTGACCATCGAGTCTTTTAAAGATAAATTAAATGAGTACAACCCGGATGTAGTCGGAATCACAATTTACACCACAACATTTCCTGTTGTGATGGAAACCATAAAAATTGCCAGGGAAAAATTCCCGAAAGCATTAATTGTCGCCGGAGGCCCGCACGCATCAATATTTCCTGAAGAATGCATCAATTTGGCAAATGCGGATATTGTAGTTTTAGGCGAGGGAGAGAAAACATTTACCAGCCTGATTGAACATATTGAAGCAAAGAAAGATATTTCAGGAGTTTTAAATATTGTTTACAGGAAAAATGGGCAGGTCAACCATACTGAAAGGAAGATGGAGATAATAGATTTAAACGCTATTCCTTTTCCGGCAAGAGATTTGCTGGAAATCCACAGATACAGGCCCGCAAAGGGGACTTATAAACGGCTTCCCGCTTTGAACATGATTACTTCAAGAGGATGCCCGTACCAGTGCTGTTATTGTTCAAAGAACGTTTTTGGGTCGAAATACAGGGCTCAGTCGCCTTCAAGGACTATTGAAGAGATAGAACTCCTGATAAAAAACTACGGTATAAAAGAAATATACTTTAACGACGATGTATTTACTCAGAATATGAAAAAAACAGAAGAATTATGCGACCTGCTTATAGAAAGGAAAATAGATTTAACCTGGGGCTGCAGCACAAGGTTCAATCTGGTTACTCCGAAATTATTGGAAAAAATGAAAAAGAGCGGTTGTATCACAATAGGCTATGGCATAGAATCCGGCGACCCTGAAATGTTAAAAATCATAAGCAAGGATATTTCGCTGGACCATGCAAAAGAAGTTATCAAATGGACAAAAAAAATAGGGATCGAATCCAGGTCCTTCTATATATTCGGGTTCCCTGGCGAGACAAAAGAATCCATGAACAGAACCTTTCAGACTGCGCTTGATTTAGATACTGACTTTGTGATGTTCAATCTTGCCATTCCGATACCGGGAACAGAAATGTATAATCAAGCGGACGCTGAAAATTCGTTGATCTATAAAGGCCTGGAATTATATAAAAGAAGCGACGGGCCCCATTACCTCATTAAACTCAAAGATATCAGCGAGAATGAACTTCGACAATTCTATAAAGATGCTTATAAGAAATATTATCTGAGGCCTCATTATATTTTAAAGAGGATTTTAAATATCCGTTCATTCGACGACTTAAAAAGAAATATAAGCGGCCTTCTTTCGTTTATAAGCTGGTTAAAATGA